The Hirundo rustica isolate bHirRus1 chromosome 29, bHirRus1.pri.v3, whole genome shotgun sequence genome window below encodes:
- the ANP32E gene encoding acidic leucine-rich nuclear phosphoprotein 32 family member E isoform X2: MEMKKRINLELRNRAPEKVTELVLDNCRSSNGEIEGLNDSFKELQFLSMANVELTSLAKLPTLSKLRKLELSDNVISGGLEVLAERCPNLTYLNLSGNKIKDLGTVEALQNLKNLKSLDLFNCEITNLEDYRDSIFELLQQITYLDGFDQEDNEAPDSEDDDDEGDEDDDDDENEAGPPGEYEEEDDEDDGASDLGEGEEEEEVGLSYLMKEEIQDEEDDDDYVEGGDEEEEEGVRGEKRKREPEDEGEEEED, from the exons TAACTGCCGGTCCAGCAACGGGGAAATCGAAGGGCTCAATGACTCATTTAAGGAGCTCCAGTTTCTCAGCATGGCCAACGTTGAGCTGACGTCACTGGCCAAACTCCCCACGTTGAGTAAGCTCCGGAAG CTGGAGTTGAGCGACAATGTCATTTCTGGAGGCCTGGAGGTCCTTGCAGAGAGATGTCCTAATCTCACATATCTAAATCTAAGTGGCAACAAAATCAAAGATCTTGGCACTGTGGAAGCTCTT caaaatcTGAAGAATTTGAAGAGCCTTGACCTGTTCAACTGTGAGATTACAAACCTTGAGGACTACAGGGACAGCATCtttgagctgctccagcagatcACGTACCTGGATGGGTTCGATCAGGAGGACAACGAGGCACCAGACTcagaggatgatgatgatg AAGGggatgaagatgatgatgatgatgagaaTGAAGCTGGGCCTCCAGGAGAGTatgaagaggaagatgatgaagatgatGGAGCTTCAGATTTGGGGGAaggtgaagaggaggaggaagttgGTCTTTCATACctgatgaaagaagaaattcag GATGAAGAGGATGATGATGACTACGTTGAAGGAGgtgatgaggaggaggaag AGGGCGTCCgaggggagaagaggaaacGAGAGCCCGAGGATGAAggcgaggaagaggaggattAA
- the ANP32E gene encoding acidic leucine-rich nuclear phosphoprotein 32 family member E isoform X1 yields MEMKKRINLELRNRAPEKVTELVLDNCRSSNGEIEGLNDSFKELQFLSMANVELTSLAKLPTLSKLRKLELSDNVISGGLEVLAERCPNLTYLNLSGNKIKDLGTVEALQNLKNLKSLDLFNCEITNLEDYRDSIFELLQQITYLDGFDQEDNEAPDSEDDDDEGDEDDDDDENEAGPPGEYEEEDDEDDGASDLGEGEEEEEVGLSYLMKEEIQDEEDDDDYVEGGDEEEEAEGVRGEKRKREPEDEGEEEED; encoded by the exons TAACTGCCGGTCCAGCAACGGGGAAATCGAAGGGCTCAATGACTCATTTAAGGAGCTCCAGTTTCTCAGCATGGCCAACGTTGAGCTGACGTCACTGGCCAAACTCCCCACGTTGAGTAAGCTCCGGAAG CTGGAGTTGAGCGACAATGTCATTTCTGGAGGCCTGGAGGTCCTTGCAGAGAGATGTCCTAATCTCACATATCTAAATCTAAGTGGCAACAAAATCAAAGATCTTGGCACTGTGGAAGCTCTT caaaatcTGAAGAATTTGAAGAGCCTTGACCTGTTCAACTGTGAGATTACAAACCTTGAGGACTACAGGGACAGCATCtttgagctgctccagcagatcACGTACCTGGATGGGTTCGATCAGGAGGACAACGAGGCACCAGACTcagaggatgatgatgatg AAGGggatgaagatgatgatgatgatgagaaTGAAGCTGGGCCTCCAGGAGAGTatgaagaggaagatgatgaagatgatGGAGCTTCAGATTTGGGGGAaggtgaagaggaggaggaagttgGTCTTTCATACctgatgaaagaagaaattcag GATGAAGAGGATGATGATGACTACGTTGAAGGAGgtgatgaggaggaggaag CAGAGGGCGTCCgaggggagaagaggaaacGAGAGCCCGAGGATGAAggcgaggaagaggaggattAA